A portion of the Microlunatus phosphovorus NM-1 genome contains these proteins:
- the istA gene encoding IS21 family transposase, with protein sequence MKSAEEIMKILDAYDLTRSLRDAAELAGCSPNTVKRYVEARAAGGAVADGVVRPQLIDEFLPKLEELVERSRGKVRADVAHDKLVAMGYAGSERTTRRAVAEAKQAYRDGRLRVHRPWVPEPGMWLQYDYGQGPMVAGVATVLFCAWLAWSRFRVVLALRDKTLPSVFAALDQTFRLVGGVPTYVLTDNEKTVTTDHIAGIPVRNAQLVAWAAHYAVTVHTCVPADPASKGGSEASVRVSKADLVPTEANLLPEYASFAELRKACGVFQTGVNARPHRITRRPPVEMLAEERARLHPVAAVPYTVAFGTTRIVPANTPMVTFEGGQYSVPYRLAGPDGEPFGGTSLLGKTVWVRGYGVGGVDEQVVITYVDPARGPVEIARHDRTRPGSPRVDDSHFPPAPAGPLDRAPKAKNPAESAFLALGDGAVLWLREAAAAGTGKMRVKMAQAVDLSRLFDARDVDWALGHAAVHGRFAEADLASILDHHARHPRPDQPSAARRAGDQHSLAQGTLSWAQLGQPVTNSQVMTSSPVTSSQGVGR encoded by the coding sequence TTGAAGTCTGCCGAGGAGATCATGAAGATTTTGGATGCCTACGACCTGACCAGGTCGTTGCGTGATGCCGCCGAGCTGGCGGGGTGTTCGCCGAACACGGTGAAACGCTATGTGGAGGCCCGCGCCGCGGGTGGTGCGGTCGCCGACGGTGTGGTTCGGCCGCAGCTGATTGATGAGTTTTTGCCGAAGCTGGAGGAGCTGGTCGAGCGTTCCCGCGGGAAGGTCCGCGCGGATGTGGCCCATGACAAGCTGGTCGCGATGGGCTATGCCGGGTCGGAACGGACCACCCGACGCGCGGTCGCGGAGGCGAAGCAGGCCTACCGTGATGGCCGGTTACGGGTCCACCGGCCATGGGTCCCGGAGCCGGGGATGTGGCTGCAGTACGACTATGGGCAGGGCCCGATGGTCGCCGGGGTCGCCACGGTGTTGTTCTGCGCGTGGCTGGCCTGGTCCCGTTTCCGGGTCGTGCTGGCGTTGCGGGACAAGACGCTGCCGAGCGTGTTCGCCGCGTTGGACCAGACGTTCCGGCTGGTGGGTGGGGTGCCGACCTATGTGCTGACCGACAATGAGAAGACCGTCACCACCGACCACATCGCCGGGATCCCGGTCCGTAACGCGCAGCTGGTCGCGTGGGCGGCTCATTACGCGGTGACCGTGCACACCTGTGTGCCGGCGGATCCGGCGTCGAAGGGTGGCAGCGAGGCCAGTGTGCGGGTCAGCAAGGCTGATCTGGTGCCGACGGAGGCGAACCTGCTGCCCGAGTACGCCTCGTTCGCTGAGCTGCGGAAGGCCTGTGGAGTGTTCCAGACCGGAGTCAACGCCCGCCCGCACCGGATCACCCGGCGGCCACCGGTGGAGATGTTGGCCGAGGAACGGGCCCGGCTGCATCCGGTCGCCGCTGTCCCTTACACGGTGGCGTTCGGCACGACCCGGATCGTGCCGGCGAACACGCCGATGGTCACTTTCGAGGGCGGCCAGTACTCGGTGCCTTACCGGCTGGCCGGCCCCGATGGGGAGCCTTTCGGCGGGACCAGCCTGCTGGGCAAGACGGTGTGGGTCCGCGGCTATGGGGTCGGCGGAGTCGATGAGCAGGTCGTGATCACCTATGTCGACCCGGCCCGGGGGCCGGTCGAGATCGCCCGGCACGACCGCACCCGTCCCGGCAGCCCCCGGGTCGACGACAGCCATTTCCCGCCCGCCCCGGCCGGGCCGCTGGACCGGGCCCCGAAAGCGAAGAACCCGGCGGAGTCAGCGTTCCTCGCCCTCGGCGACGGGGCGGTGCTGTGGCTGCGCGAGGCAGCAGCTGCCGGCACGGGCAAGATGCGGGTCAAGATGGCCCAGGCCGTCGATCTGTCCCGCCTGTTCGACGCCCGCGACGTGGACTGGGCACTCGGCCACGCCGCCGTCCACGGCCGGTTCGCCGAGGCCGACCTGGCCTCCATCCTCGACCACCACGCCCGCCACCCCCGACCCGACCAGCCGTCGGCGGCGCGTCGTGCCGGCGACCAGCACTCCCTGGCCCAGGGCACCCTCAGCTGGGCACAACTCGGCCAACCCGTCACCAACAGCCAGGTGATGACCAGCAGCCCGGTGACCAGCAGTCAGGGGGTTGGCCGATGA